The Lolium rigidum isolate FL_2022 unplaced genomic scaffold, APGP_CSIRO_Lrig_0.1 contig_41064_1, whole genome shotgun sequence genome segment GGCTTATCCGAAAATGGGTAAAATTCCACATCAGTGGCTCGACGCAAATTGGCTAGCAGCCGATGCATTTAGGGATACATTCATGGCCCAAATTTGGCGATGCCATGCGTCGGCGCATATGCGTGGGCAGCGCGGCAGATTGTTTTGCTGTCCGCATTGGCCTGCCTGGCATTGACACAAAAATAATAAATAGTTGGGATTAACATATGTTTGACCAAAATAACTGTCTTTAGACATATGGAACGATTAGATAAACTAAACTATATATGACGGTCGTATCTACTCGCCATCGCGAGGCCTACCACGGTCAGAGGTACTTGTAGTCACACCACCTAAAGGTCATCAGTGTGCCTTGACGGTCCAGCCCGTCGGACCTCAACCGTGAGGCGCAGGCCTCGGGTTTGTCTCGAGCACGGCAACGGGCCATGCTGGCCTCCCGACGGCGTAAAGTTCGCTCCGTGGCCGCGAGGATGACATCGTGGACATGGTGacacggctcctcctccttgcgtCCCGCATTGCTGCTTGACTCCAACTACTTCGCCGGCGATGGAACATATGCGCCAAAGATTTCGCGCCGATTTAGAATGAACAGGGATCTGTCCGTGCGGATTGTGTTCAGCGTTATAGTGTATGACACATACTTCATATGCAAGAAAGACTGTACCGCTTCTCATCAGTTCAAAAGTGCACAACTTATATGTGTTGTCTTGCATATAGTGCTCCCCCAGATGTAGCCGGTAATTATCTGTGCGTGTCGGAGTCAACATGCTTTGAGAGTGTCTACATGTTTTATAGGTGAAAGGATCATATGCCGCACCtaaaggggggggtgaataggtgctaccaaaattttagttctttttcaattaaggcttgacacaaaggtaaattttcTAGATATGAATTTACCTAGATTACACGatatacaactaagcaagatatagcaatgcaataaaggatagaggtaacgaAGAGTGGAGCACGCAGAGACACAagggatgattcccgtagttccttccttttgaggggaagtacatctacgttggaggggtgtggttGCCACGAAGGCCTaaccaacaccacaaaggcctagctcacttgtccactaagggatttccttgagGCGGATAATGAGTCTTTACAAGGTTCTTAGGGCAGTGACAGCAGCACCAACTAGGGTTTCCATAAGAAAACTaacaaaggggccctcaagcaaatGAGGGGAAGCACAAATCgttttggtgaagatgtagatcaggGTCTTctacttcgattctccaaagatcaagagctttgggtgGTTTATGAAGGAGATGTGATGATTTTCGTGGCTCAGCTGAATGGTGTGTTCTTAGGGAGAAGGAGCAactttccaaggtagaagaatggTCCCTTAAATACCCCTCAGCCAAATCTTCCCGTTGGAGAGGTTTCAGCGGCAGTGTCAGCGTACAAACCCCGGCAGTGCCGCCCCTGGAGGTTTCCTCGATGATCCTGACGAACAGGTGCAGGCGACAGTGTCAGCCTGTTGCCACCTACATTGCCGGCCTGCACCGGGCGGCAGTGCCGACCGGGGCAGAAAATCCTTTTTAAACTTGacattcttttctcctttttggagAATCGACAGAGACGAGGGACAAGCCCATTTCACATCTGCAACACTTAGCATCATATTAAATTATCATCGGTGTTgttgtcaaacacacaaaaccctagAGATCATGAAATGCTCTTTCAACAGGGCAATGGTGGTAGTGTTTGTGCCATACTATTTAAGAGTGCCCAATGCAGCTGATACAGCTTGGATCTTGACACAAAATGCAGGGAGAGGATTTTCTGGGATGCTTGGTAGCATCGCTCGAATCACTTGGGTTGGAAGAATCGCCCATTTGCTTGCCAAGTGTTGAACAAGGGGCATACTTAAGAGTGCAGTGTCATACTTGAGGCAGTTGCTGACTATGACCTTTGAATTTGGCACACTTTATTCGGCATGGCAGGAGCTCACAACGATGTTAATGTGCTGCAGGACTGTCCTGTGTTTGgaaggctagctgagggacatgCTCCGGGCGTCAACTTTGAGATCTATCCAcaatatgctacatttgtgaagacaatcacaAATCCTGCTACAAAGAAcgtattttgcaacatgccacaGGAAGTATGTCGCAAGGATATCGAGCGGGTTTTTGGTGTGCTCGAGCAGTGTTTTACCATTGTTCCTACATGCTCTCACTCAGtcggagtctcagatgtgggaggtgatgaacgttgcacaacatgatcattgagagtgaGCGTCTGGTATCAGCGGATGTTGACCGTCTATTTGATTTTTAGGGACCTTTGCTAAGGTTGAGCATGTCCCGGTCCAGGTTGCTGCTTTCCTCCATATGCATCAAGTAATTCGAGATGCATGTGTACATATTTAACTACACAATGATCTAGTTGAGTATTCGTGGGTGTAGAGAGGAAACACTGCATTATTCACTAACAATTTAATTAAAAAGGGGAGGCATGTGGATCAGTCATTACCGACGCAAAGTCCAAACACCGGGAGGATAGGTTTTCCGACAAGACAAAAAATCCACTACCAAATGTGCAAGGTGCGAAGAGTTCACTCGCAAAAATAAAAGAAGTACCAAGCGTCACGTTAGCTGCCTCACTGACAAGGCTGCCCAGTAGTCCGTGGCCCAACCTGTCAGTCACAATCGTCGTCACAGGGAGAAGTAGCAGGTCCCACGGGATCGTGTGGCACAATGCCCCACGGCCAATAACATCGAAAGATTCCCGTCCACCCTCCCTCTACGGCAATCGCCAAATCCAGCCAGTCAGCCAtccatcgccggcggcgaggccCGAGCCCCGGCGTAGCCCTGCAGCCCTAGCCGCCCACCGCCTCCCGCAATgcgcctcctcctggtcctcgtcCTCGCCGCGGCGGTCGTCGTCAACGCCGCCGCCGAGTCCGTCCTCCGCTCCGTCACGGACGtccccgccgccgcgtcctcgggCGCCGCGGACGCCGACGCGCTCTTCTGCGACAGCTGGATGCTGTCGGTGGAGACGGGCAACGCGGGGCCGTGGCGCCAGGTGCCGGCGCGCTGCGGGGCCTCCGTCCGCGCCTACATGGACGGCGAGCGCTACGCGTCcgactccgccgtcgccgccgccgaatcCCTCGCCTTCGCCTCGCAGGCGTTCGCGTCGGGCGAGGGGGGCGCCAAGCCGGCCTGGGTGTTCGACGTCGACGAGACGCTGCTCTCCAACGCGCCCTACTACGCCGAAAGCGGATGGGGGTAATTCGCCCCGACCCACCTctggcttttttttttctcgttactACATTGATTCTGCGTGCGCAAATCAATCAGTCACTATTATTTCTTCCTGCGTTTAAGATTGCAAATCCATTGAGCTTTTTTTCAAACGAATTCCATGAGAGTTGTTGTGGTAAGGAGCGATTTTTGTATTTTTGTCACTAATTGAAAGGTTCTGTTGCGAAGTAACAACAAATTGTATATGCAAATTTTGCCACATGAAAGTGTCTTCATTTAGCAGTTCTACATCACTACATCATGCATCCTCATTATAAGTAGATGCAAATTTTTGTGGACTAATAATACAGTAGATAGTATTATTGCATAGTTGTCCAGGCAATATACTAAGTGCCAACACAAAGTCATACAGTTTTCTGTAATGGATTTATTTTTAGTCCCACACCGAGGAACAAGACGTGGGACTACCTTTCGCTAAGGACATTGTTCATAAAAGTCATCTCCTCATGATAAAATTGTTTGGGTTTGTAAATTAACTTCTATGGCTGGCTTTATTCCAAGTTACATTTATTAAAATCTGTAAGAAATAGGTTTTAGATCTTTCCTCTCAATTATGTGCTTGCCTTTTAAAGTTTACCAGTAAGTAAGTTTTTCTTAATCCTGACGAAACAGCACCTGACTGGTGGGCTATTCTTTAGCAGTGCTTATAATTTTCACTTATTAAACGACAGCATAGTCATATTCCTGTTTGCAGTTTTTTTTTATCTAAAGGGCATCAACATCATTGCCCCAGCAGCCCAGCTACACGCTCATTGTAAAGACCAGAGTGTCAAAGTCTGGTTAGAATCATATTGTTCAAAAACAGAGCAAACAGGTTTGAAAAAACTACTACGTACCGATTTCAGCCAACAAAATTATCAGCAGCTAAAAGACTATTACATTGAGATTTTGCTCAGCAACTCGGCTTGACTTTCAATTTCTCCAAGCAGTGTATGTTGCGGATAGCAAACATGCATCACCCCACCCCTTTCCTTTTGAAGCAATGATCTCCACATTCATTCTCGTTTTCTTCTTCAGAGCCACCCAAACATCAGTGGAGTCTCATCTTTCTGCTCAAACTTCCCAATACGTTGATCCGTCACCGGCAATTCGGAGTCACGGTGAAGCAATCTCCAGTTTCTTAGCACCTGGGTTAGTTTGAATTGTAGAGCCTGCAGTAAGCTCAAAGGAGTATTACTGATACATGTATCATTTCTCATTCTAATTTTCCAAAAGGGAAGATGTAATAATATTAAGGATATTCCACTTTGTTGTTCTACTGAAAATGATTCCTGCTTTATTATTTTCACACTTCCACTGATTTTGCAGAGTGGTGGAATTCAATGAAACCTCATTTGATGCATGGGTTGACGTAGCGAAGGCACCGGCATTACCATCTAGCTTGAAACTGTACAATGAACTTCAAGGACTTGGTTTCCATATTATCCTCTTGACTGGCCGAAGTGAATCACAGCGTAATGCTACAGAAGAAAATCTCTTGTTTGCTGGCTACCATTCATGGGAAAAACTCATACTGAGGTATTTGCTACAATTCTTGCATCAAACGAGCCAGCTGCTTATTGTATATTTATATACATCAGAAACCGTCTTGGATATTTGGATCATAATTGTTTCTAGAAGTCCCTAGTTTCCAAATGATATCCTAGGACATGGTAGTTGAAGTATGTTAGGACCTTAAGGAGGTTTCTTGAAAAGAACTTATGTCAACATGAATTATCCTTGGAAAGCTCTCGGTGAAATGCTTCACAGTTTAACTTACAATTTAACAATCTTTctcagactttgaggagtcataaGTTTTTTTATCAGTGTGGACCATCTAGTTTTATCCAACTGATTCCCCCTTCTTACTTTTTCGTTTTGATCTCATTAGACACACAGAAGGAATTGAAAAAATTGGGTTTTCCAGTCAACTCTGATTCCCCTCTGTAGTTATGTTACTGCAACCTTTTCACGTGACATCTACAAATTAACACAAATTCTTTATTATTAGAAACACTTCAAGACATGTCTCTATGTAAATCACCGAGTCAGTTCTTTTTTTAATCGGTAGTATGCTCATGTTGCAGGCAACCCTCTGATATTGGCAAGACCGCTGTGCAGTACAAATCGGAGAGACGAGCTGTGATGGAAGTGGAAGGATTCAAGATACTTGGTAACTCTGGGGATCAGTGGAGTGATTTGATAGGACTGCCAGTGTCAACCAGATCCTTCAAACTTCCAAATCCGATGTACTATATCAGTTGATTTTATCCACGACACTGGAGAATATAGCCACGCTTGTCGTACAATATTCCTACCATTTATATGGCCCCAGTCTCCAAACCTCTTTAATTTGGGGGTCTTAATTTTCATTACCAATGGGCAATGGTGGAGTTATGTTCAATCATGTAGGTAGCTGGGTTGAGTACCAGTAAATTTGCCAATTTATGGGAATCGATCTTTTGCTCAAAAGTGTGTAATTTCCTGTGTATTATATGAAGATGCAAATTTTAAGATGTCCCGCACATTGCACTATCCATACCTACCTGGTTTCGAACAGATGAGGTGTTGATTAAACATCATATTTCAGTTCATTGTACATATCGTATATATGTTGTGTCATAATCATTGCTAACTCACCAAATGTCTAAAACTGTATTGTGCTGGCCTACATATTGCCCACTGTTGATCATTATTATATATCTGTGGTGTTAGCTCAACGACCTTAATATCTCCAGACCAAGAATACAGTAACGAAGATTGGGTTGGGATGACAATATAAGAAAACTTTGCTCCTGAAAACTTCATTCGCAGAAAGCCCTTCGATGGAACCTGGGAAATTTCTATTTGAGTTCACAATATACGTTGAGTTATTTGGAACCATTACAAACTGACCACCAAATGTCTGAAACTGCATTGTGCTGGATTACATATTAATCATTGTTATTTATTACTTATACTATATTTATGTTGTTAGTACAACCTTTGCAGGTTGTCCAGAGCATAACCCGGTCAAGCATAATAACATAATAAAGATTGGGCACAGATGAAAATATAAGCAAAACTTTGCATCTGAAAATTTCATTTGCAGAAAGCTGTTCTGACAAACGAAGACATGGAACCTAGGAGAATTCTAGCTGCGTGCGAGCATCTCATTTTGCAAAACCTTGTGATTTAGCTAGCGTATGTACTACTGCACAGTTCTTTCTTTCTCTGGTACGCAGGTGGGTTTACCGCTTCTGTGCAAGAGGTCCCTGCTCCTTGCCCTTGACAGCAACTAATCCGATCCGATGAAACCCTCGGGGACGTCTTCTTCGCTATCATCTTGCTGCAAGGCCCTCGAATGTCATGTAGAATCAACGAACGTCTTGCCTTATTTCTGCTGAAGTGACAGGTGGTCTTCTTTGCGAGATCTTGTAAGCATTTGACATCAGAAAGCGATCTGAAAGACTGGGACTTCCCTTTGTAGTACTTGGACAGTCCTGTCCTGTAGTAAGTGAATTGTTTGTTTGTCAGAGATCATGCATGTGCGCAAAATGCAGTTGTTTTCGCATATTCTGCCGGTTTTATTCGTAGAGATGAACTGAAGGTTCAGTTAGCATGCTGAAAATTATTCAGGTAAAATTCTTAGCTTGCAGTTAGCTGATTTGCCAATTTCCTTCAAGTAATATAAATTCGGAAAGCCAAGCTACAGTAATTGCATGAATGCTGCCAACAAAAAATATTAATGTATTGTACTTGAGATCCACGTACCTAACAGGAAGGTGCGCCAGCAGCGGCGACAGTTCATAGAGCGGCCCGCCGCCATCCCCATCCAGCTTCATCGTGTCCTCTGTCGACGCCGACGAAGACCACGTACAGTcacccgccgccggagaggactgcGCGTCGTCGTCGGTCAGGCTCGACATGGTCGACGAGCCTTCCCCGCCGCTACCGAAGACATCTTCTTCTCCTTGAGATCCTCCTCCATGGAGCTCGCCCATGACGCCTAGCCTGTACATAAATTAGCAGGCAGCAAGCAACGAACTGCAATAGGCCATCGCCACAGGCAAAAGCTAACGTGTTGGTCTATATATGGGAGGAGATCGCGGGGAGCCAGGAGGTGATGGGCTGGATGGATAACTGTAATGCGAAATGAAAAGGCGAACTGACAGAGAGAGGATTGTGGGATATGCATGCATGGACTAGGAATAAATGGATTGATTAAGGCGGGACTacgagggtcgggagaaatccctgtcagtttcgccgacaccgacgcggtgacgtccgcgggcgccacccttccttcttgaagggcgttgGGTGAAGCCCTGGTTCCCTATCCCtgcgcgtaccgggggaaaccctaggatcactccgggcagcagcgtcgtcatcgtcgcatcccttcttgaaggtgttgcttggtacgcgGGGCTTCCAGGTGCTAGGAATGTGGTGGATATTCTCCGGCGGGCGCAACGGTTGCGAGGCATCTCCGTTTTCGTAAATTCGACCTCTTTCGGCATTAGTTTCTCTtgtctttcttttgtgttttcttttgggcgtgcttgtgctgtttgccccagcCATGGATCCTGTTGTATCGGTCgtgtgctatattaatatagcggggcgaaagtctATTTCGAGGAATAAATGTTTCCGTGGGCGGAACGTCACGATCCTGAATCGCCCCTGGATTGACTGGATATAGAACAAAGAGAAGGTGAAAAGGAAAGGCACCGTTGTCATGATCCGGAGCCACTGTCAGCACCTATcgcctctctttttttttctttcaaaatacaCAGTACACACGAGTAGGCACCCACAATTCCACAAATATCGTACATACACTACTCTCTATAAACGCCCGCATCTGCGAGAGACTGACTGTGAAAGACTAATCCAACAAGCCACATTGTCTCGCTATCGACAAAAACATCGTCTCACGCTGAAAGAATATTCTGCATATCGCCTCTAAAAGGGTATGAGAGGATTAAATGAAagcaattgaatggtaattaccgGTGAGAATAAACATTGCATTTGAAGGCGGCATGCGTACATGTGAAAATAATTCAGTCTTTTGCATGCGTGCGTTTCAACTATGGGTGTGCTCTGTGGTGCAGGAATATGGGATCTTAGTACGGTTAGCTGCAAGTGTTTTTGTACAGGACGTTTGCTCACTGACAACATGTTGGAGGTTTACGAGTGTGTCCATGCTTTCAAGGGAAGAAAACAAAGAAGGAATGGTTATTGTGCTGCTACATTAGACATGTGTAAAACATATGACAGGGTCAAGTGGGGTCTTCTCAGGGATATGATGGATAGATTAGGGTTCACGTCTCAATGGGTGCATCTTATCATGACTTGTGTTTCTACGGTGAATTATAGAGTTTTGGTTATGAAACTGAAAGGTTTACACCTACAAGCGGTTTACGGAAAGGTGATCCACTTTCGTCGTATCTTAATTTTTGGCTTTGTGCCGAAAGAGCTCTCAGGTTTGTTGACACATGAGGAAGAAGCTCATACCTTACAAGGAGTCAGGGTGTGCCGAGGGCACCATAGGTGTCTCACCTACTTTTCATCGAAAATTATCTGATCTTGATGAAGGCTGATATGAAAAATGCGCCCATTCTTCGAGAAGTGCTAGATACTGCATGTGCTTGTTGTCAAAAACTAGTGAGCGACCCAAAGTCAAGCATTTTTCAGCCCCAATACGTTGGCAGAAGATGAAGAGGCGGTGTGTACAACGCTGAATATAAATTCAGAGTCTTTAACAGAGAAGTATTTGGGTCTACCTTTTCATGTTGGGATTGAGAGATCGAACTATTTCCAACATGTTGTGGATCGGGTATGTCACATATAAAGATTAGGCACAGATAAAAATATAAGTAAGCAAAACTTTGCTCTGAAAATTTCATTTGCAGAAAGCTCTTCTGACAAACGAAGACATGGAACCTGGGAGAATTCTAGTTGTGTGCGGTAAATCTTATCTCATTTTGCAAAACCTTGTGCATTTAGCTAGCGTATGTACTGCTGCACAGTTCTTTCTTGCTATGGTACGCAGGTGGGTTTACCCCTTCTGTGCAAGAGGTCCCTGCTCCTTGCCCTTGACAGCAGCTGATCCGATGAACCCCTCTGGGTTGTCTTCTTTGCTATCATATTGCTGCAAGGCCCTCGAACGTCATGTAGAATCAACGAACGTCTTGCCTTATTTCTGCTGAAGTGAGAGGTGGTCTTCTTTGCGAGATCTTGTAAGCATTTGACATCAGAAAACGATCTGAAAGACTGGGACTTCCCTTTGTAGTACTTAGACAGCCCTGTCCTGTGGTAAATGAATTTTTTGTTTGTCAGAGATCATGCCTGAAAAAATGTAGTTGTCTTCGCATATTCTGCCGGTTTTATTCGTAGAGATGAACTGAAGGTTTAGTTAGCATGCTGAAAATTATGCAGGTATAATTCATGCAGAGACTGAACATATCAAGCCTTCTGAAATCGATTCACAATTGGGGCACTTGATGTTGGTAGATAAATATATTTATCGCCTTCTAAATTAagttgcaaaagaaaaaaaaagttgatccttctttttttttttgcgaaacacagtacaatcaaagacgctcatacaaacgcgcacacactcacccctatgaacgcacacacgcacaccctacccctatgagcacctccaagagactgcgttgaagaattgatccgacgggtcttgagattgacgaagtcaccacaggcgcctgccgtcgacgggaacgtcgcctcccactgaagaatattccgcctttatgagacaccaaagtgtca includes the following:
- the LOC124681370 gene encoding acid phosphatase 1-like isoform X1, which translates into the protein MRLLLVLVLAAAVVVNAAAESVLRSVTDVPAAASSGAADADALFCDSWMLSVETGNAGPWRQVPARCGASVRAYMDGERYASDSAVAAAESLAFASQAFASGEGGAKPAWVFDVDETLLSNAPYYAESGWGATQTSVESHLSAQTSQYVDPSPAIRSHGEAISSFLAPGVVEFNETSFDAWVDVAKAPALPSSLKLYNELQGLGFHIILLTGRSESQRNATEENLLFAGYHSWEKLILRQPSDIGKTAVQYKSERRAVMEVEGFKILGNSGDQWSDLIGLPVSTRSFKLPNPMYYIS
- the LOC124681370 gene encoding acid phosphatase 1-like isoform X2; amino-acid sequence: MRLLLVLVLAAAVVVNAAAESVLRSVTDVPAAASSGAADADALFCDSWMLSVETGNAGPWRQVPARCGASVRAYMDGERYASDSAVAAAESLAFASQAFASGEGGAKPAWVFDVDETLLSNAPYYAESGWGVVEFNETSFDAWVDVAKAPALPSSLKLYNELQGLGFHIILLTGRSESQRNATEENLLFAGYHSWEKLILRQPSDIGKTAVQYKSERRAVMEVEGFKILGNSGDQWSDLIGLPVSTRSFKLPNPMYYIS
- the LOC124681371 gene encoding protein OXIDATIVE STRESS 3 LIKE 2-like is translated as MYRLGVMGELHGGGSQGEEDVFGSGGEGSSTMSSLTDDDAQSSPAAGDCTWSSSASTEDTMKLDGDGGGPLYELSPLLAHLPVRTGLSKYYKGKSQSFRSLSDVKCLQDLAKKTTCHFSRNKARRSLILHDIRGPCSKMIAKKTSPRVSSDRISCCQGQGAGTSCTEAVNPPAYQRKKELCSSTYAS